In Methanosarcina siciliae T4/M, one genomic interval encodes:
- a CDS encoding MFS transporter yields MRINNVQFLSNMANVLSLLFIPVFAASLGASYIEIGLIVGIYSATTLLSSFIFGRLADLHYLHTVILGGFGFATAAFFLQVFATDPSTLMLARALAGFSVGIHPGALIAYVHYQKQSLGKFISLGSLGWMAGFLLAGMIGVRMDLLFGLSALVYAFCFLQTFRLEDIEKPQLKVSYFSLNTLLKNSGTYFSLFLRHTGAVGVWAIFPLYLRELGAGDFWIGVIYAINPAVQFLIMRRLDPFENEKLIQAGYLLSVVGLISYVFASSYLYVIPGMFVVACSWSFLYVGSTRRVVELNPDKATAAGLINSMIGAAGVAGSVLGGVLSQFFGFRATMLGAAIFSISGFLLYKTLGRAADVIASSDDN; encoded by the coding sequence ATGAGAATAAATAACGTCCAGTTCCTTTCAAATATGGCTAATGTTCTCTCATTGCTTTTCATTCCCGTTTTTGCCGCTTCTCTTGGTGCCTCTTATATTGAAATCGGGCTTATAGTGGGGATCTATTCAGCCACAACTCTTCTTTCTTCCTTTATTTTTGGGAGGCTTGCTGACCTTCACTACCTGCACACGGTGATTCTGGGAGGTTTTGGATTTGCTACGGCCGCTTTTTTTCTTCAGGTTTTTGCCACCGATCCTTCTACCCTTATGCTTGCAAGAGCTCTGGCCGGCTTCAGTGTTGGGATTCACCCGGGAGCCCTGATAGCCTATGTCCATTATCAGAAGCAGAGCCTCGGAAAGTTTATTTCGCTGGGCTCTCTCGGTTGGATGGCAGGTTTTCTTCTTGCAGGGATGATAGGGGTAAGAATGGACCTGCTTTTTGGGCTTTCTGCCCTTGTTTATGCCTTCTGTTTCCTGCAGACTTTCAGGTTAGAAGATATCGAAAAGCCGCAGCTGAAAGTTTCTTACTTTTCCCTGAATACCCTGCTGAAGAATTCAGGGACCTATTTTTCTCTCTTCCTGCGGCATACCGGAGCCGTCGGGGTCTGGGCCATTTTTCCACTTTACCTCCGGGAGCTCGGAGCAGGTGATTTCTGGATCGGGGTTATTTATGCGATAAACCCTGCAGTCCAGTTTCTGATAATGCGCAGGCTTGACCCGTTTGAAAACGAAAAGTTGATCCAGGCAGGTTACCTGCTCTCCGTTGTCGGCCTTATCAGTTATGTCTTTGCTTCCTCCTATCTTTACGTCATCCCCGGGATGTTTGTAGTTGCTTGTTCCTGGTCTTTCCTTTATGTGGGCTCAACCCGCAGGGTTGTGGAGCTGAACCCTGATAAAGCTACGGCAGCCGGTTTGATCAACTCAATGATCGGGGCTGCAGGGGTTGCGGGATCTGTTCTCGGAGGAGTCCTCTCCCAGTTTTTCGGGTTCAGGGCAACAATGCTCGGAGCTGCCATTTTTTCTATTTCAGGCTTCCTGCTCTACAAAACTCTGGGAAGGGCTGCAGACGTAATCGCTTCCTCAGATGATAACTGA
- a CDS encoding RNA 2'-phosphotransferase has translation MIRKCTEHGYFRGGSCQQCERPGRYVLDDSREEKLGRFVSGTLRHFPESAGVKMDEYGWVDLNAFCDVMKKRYNWMRKEYLYALVESDEKGRYQIRGSMIRARYGHSVNIELDYEESDAPYVYYGASPEEVDVLLENGIFPIKQRYVHLSTSYEKAAEVALIHTESPVILQVDAFRAQEDGFSLRLATDYIVLAEKIPPEYLYVIEE, from the coding sequence ATGATTCGAAAATGCACTGAGCACGGCTATTTTAGAGGAGGCAGCTGTCAGCAGTGTGAACGCCCCGGCAGATACGTGCTGGATGACAGCAGGGAAGAAAAGCTCGGCAGGTTTGTATCAGGTACTCTTCGGCACTTTCCTGAATCCGCAGGGGTCAAAATGGATGAATATGGCTGGGTGGACCTTAACGCCTTCTGTGACGTTATGAAGAAACGTTATAACTGGATGAGAAAAGAGTACCTTTACGCCCTTGTGGAGTCCGATGAAAAAGGACGATATCAGATCAGAGGGTCCATGATAAGGGCACGTTACGGACATTCTGTTAACATTGAGCTTGACTATGAGGAGAGCGATGCTCCATACGTATACTACGGGGCAAGCCCGGAAGAAGTCGATGTCCTGCTTGAAAACGGAATTTTCCCTATCAAACAGCGCTACGTTCATCTCAGTACTTCATATGAAAAGGCAGCTGAAGTTGCCCTGATCCATACTGAAAGTCCTGTGATCCTGCAGGTTGATGCCTTTAGAGCTCAGGAAGATGGATTTTCTCTAAGGCTAGCAACGGATTACATAGTACTTGCAGAAAAAATACCTCCCGAGTACCTGTATGTAATCGAGGAATAA
- the rtcA gene encoding RNA 3'-terminal phosphate cyclase, which yields MIEIDGSYGEGGGQVVRTAVALSAVTGKDVKVTNIRKNRPNPGLKQQHLKALETAARICEARVSGLFPGSSELFFAPVEIRGGKYEVDIGTAGSITLLLQSLMPALPFAKEKVELTIRGGTDVAWSPTIDYLQHVTLRALEQLGYAGSVTLKKRGYYPRGGGGVSAVFEPCKLRGFHFRKEGENRKSEKARRWEETRKKGSNTNRGTEIPGISHASNLPAHVPARQAEAAEYLLLEAGCGSRIEIQSFELPSTGSGITLWSGYCGGSALGKRGLPAEKVGRRAAEEIISELSSKASVDVHLADQLIPYMALAGKSSYTVRELTLHAATNIWVTEQFLGVKFRIEEKEGLFEVSID from the coding sequence ACCGGGAAAGATGTAAAGGTTACGAACATAAGGAAAAACAGACCGAATCCCGGCCTGAAACAGCAGCATCTGAAAGCTCTCGAAACTGCAGCCAGGATCTGTGAGGCACGGGTTTCAGGGCTTTTTCCGGGTTCTTCAGAGTTATTTTTTGCTCCAGTGGAAATAAGGGGGGGAAAATATGAGGTTGATATCGGGACTGCAGGTAGCATAACCCTGCTTCTGCAGAGCCTTATGCCAGCCCTGCCTTTTGCAAAAGAAAAGGTCGAACTGACGATAAGGGGAGGGACTGATGTTGCCTGGTCCCCGACAATCGACTACCTGCAGCATGTAACCCTCAGGGCACTTGAACAACTCGGATATGCAGGCAGTGTAACCCTGAAAAAGCGTGGTTACTATCCCAGAGGAGGAGGAGGGGTCTCAGCTGTTTTTGAACCCTGCAAACTTCGGGGTTTTCATTTTCGGAAGGAAGGAGAAAACAGAAAATCCGAAAAAGCCCGAAGATGGGAGGAAACCCGGAAAAAAGGGAGCAACACAAACCGGGGGACAGAAATCCCGGGGATTTCCCATGCATCGAATCTGCCGGCACATGTGCCAGCCCGCCAGGCCGAAGCTGCCGAATACCTGCTTCTTGAAGCCGGATGTGGTTCACGGATCGAGATCCAGTCTTTCGAATTACCTTCCACAGGAAGCGGGATAACCCTCTGGTCCGGTTATTGCGGGGGAAGCGCCCTTGGAAAAAGAGGACTTCCTGCTGAAAAAGTTGGCAGACGAGCTGCAGAAGAAATCATCTCGGAACTAAGTTCAAAGGCCTCTGTAGATGTGCATCTGGCAGACCAGCTGATTCCTTATATGGCACTTGCAGGAAAAAGTTCTTACACAGTCCGGGAGCTGACCCTGCATGCGGCAACAAATATCTGGGTTACGGAACAGTTTCTGGGCGTGAAATTCAGGATAGAGGAAAAAGAAGGGCTTTTTGAAGTCTCAATAGACTGA